In one window of Ferriphaselus amnicola DNA:
- a CDS encoding sensor domain-containing protein produces MLGSSLLSMAVGGYWFGQAIEQLGIEARRDTAAIVRLNDLLATVESDVAWQTQEWKDMLLRAHDPVLLAKHQQQFMLAADRVKYRLHQAQETLQAEGVPVSSVTELQRLEQSLVEEYTIALRSLKSTNPLSYREVDRQVMGRDRTLRAELERWRSTLQAQADDRFVTLSATPSFYGAGWVAILLQLLSLLAFILTFRALRKIGAGDARVRAIYQSIGDAVLVVDMQGRIETINETAQKLMGWTEAAARGKALSEVFQLYDTNNQIRVASPAEIVLRDGRPIPMSNGMVLHRPDGSTVAVEDSAAPVLDEHGQAIGVVMVFHDVSRRYAMLRELRHERALFQQTFDMAAVGMAHVGLNGRWLRVNHKLCEITGYSEEELLQLSFRSITHPDDIERDLDALSELLAARINYFQAEKRYIRKDGSCVWVALTLSIIWKEDGTPDYGISIIENIQTRKDAEQAAALAQSQYQSLFEQMPEGVLLIGENVQVIAHNHEALRQLEYSSEELLQLHVWDFEALDDAATIATRKKKISQTGRDDFESRYRTRSGRMIDVGVSVQRVQLPDGRQAFQTLFHDITEQKQATAQIEHLAYHDQLTGLSNRRLLQDRLAQALSSAARRNAQVALLYLDLDHFKDVNDALGHLAGDDLLRKVAERLLTCIRSEDTLARVGGDEFVIMLNDIGGPEDAGGVAHKILQEISMPFHTGDDELHITPSIGISICPQDGRDGVTLLKNADAALYQAKQSGRATHRFFTSELQEKALERLKIERLLRKAVENQEFELYYQPQVDLRNGRVIGCEALIRWNHPGMGQVSPARFIPVAEHSNLIIEIGDWVIREVCRQAKRWQDQGLRLKVSFNVSARQFMRPAELLQVLRGALDDTGVTPSLLEIEMTESLLLDPHGLGTVLDEIRALGIHLALDDFGTGYSSLSYLRRFPIDILKIDRSFVSDSDKNEDDAEMVKTIIGMAHNLKMSLIAEGVETAGQASMLTEYGCEVAQGYHYSRPMQVAAFETLLQQRPPHGGQS; encoded by the coding sequence GTGCTCGGTTCTTCACTGTTGTCGATGGCAGTGGGTGGCTATTGGTTCGGCCAAGCAATAGAGCAACTTGGCATCGAGGCACGTCGCGACACGGCTGCCATTGTGCGTTTGAATGATCTGCTGGCTACAGTGGAGTCCGATGTGGCATGGCAAACGCAGGAATGGAAAGACATGCTGTTGCGTGCGCACGATCCAGTGTTACTTGCCAAGCACCAGCAGCAATTTATGCTGGCAGCAGATCGAGTGAAATATCGGTTGCACCAGGCGCAAGAGACTCTGCAAGCAGAGGGGGTGCCCGTTTCAAGTGTTACCGAGTTGCAACGCCTAGAGCAGTCCTTGGTGGAAGAGTACACCATCGCCTTACGCAGCCTGAAATCGACCAACCCACTGTCCTATCGCGAAGTGGATCGGCAAGTGATGGGGCGCGATAGGACATTGCGCGCTGAGTTGGAGCGCTGGCGCTCGACTTTACAAGCTCAGGCCGATGACCGATTCGTCACGCTTAGTGCCACGCCGAGCTTCTATGGGGCAGGATGGGTAGCAATTCTTTTACAGTTGCTGTCGCTACTAGCTTTTATATTGACGTTCCGAGCGTTACGCAAAATTGGAGCGGGTGATGCGCGTGTACGTGCCATTTATCAGTCCATTGGCGATGCGGTGTTGGTCGTCGATATGCAAGGGCGTATCGAGACCATCAATGAAACTGCTCAAAAGCTGATGGGCTGGACGGAGGCCGCAGCGAGGGGCAAGGCGCTAAGCGAGGTATTTCAGCTTTACGATACCAACAATCAAATACGTGTGGCGTCTCCGGCGGAGATCGTGCTGCGTGACGGCCGTCCGATACCGATGTCGAACGGCATGGTACTGCATCGCCCCGATGGCAGCACCGTGGCGGTGGAAGATTCTGCTGCACCGGTGTTGGACGAACATGGACAGGCGATCGGTGTGGTGATGGTGTTCCACGATGTGTCGCGGCGCTACGCCATGCTGCGCGAATTGCGTCATGAGCGTGCACTGTTTCAGCAGACGTTCGACATGGCGGCGGTGGGCATGGCGCATGTAGGGCTGAATGGCAGATGGTTGCGCGTGAACCACAAGTTGTGTGAAATCACGGGCTACAGCGAAGAAGAGCTGCTGCAATTGTCCTTTCGGAGTATTACCCATCCTGATGATATTGAGCGTGATTTGGATGCGCTGAGTGAATTGCTGGCAGCGCGTATCAATTATTTCCAAGCGGAAAAACGTTATATCCGGAAGGATGGAAGCTGCGTCTGGGTGGCGTTGACGCTTTCCATTATCTGGAAAGAGGATGGCACCCCAGATTACGGTATTTCCATTATCGAGAATATTCAGACGCGTAAGGATGCGGAGCAAGCAGCCGCGCTTGCACAGTCTCAATACCAGTCCCTCTTCGAACAAATGCCGGAAGGCGTGCTGTTGATCGGAGAGAATGTCCAAGTGATTGCACACAACCACGAGGCGTTACGTCAATTGGAATATAGCAGCGAGGAGTTGCTGCAACTGCATGTGTGGGATTTTGAGGCGTTGGACGATGCTGCCACCATTGCGACGCGCAAGAAAAAGATCAGTCAAACTGGACGCGATGATTTTGAGTCGCGTTATCGCACCCGCAGCGGTCGCATGATTGATGTGGGTGTATCAGTGCAGCGGGTGCAGTTGCCCGATGGTCGTCAGGCCTTTCAAACACTGTTTCATGACATTACCGAACAAAAGCAGGCGACGGCGCAGATCGAGCATCTGGCTTATCACGATCAGCTTACAGGGCTGAGCAATCGTCGCTTACTACAAGATCGCCTTGCTCAGGCACTCAGCAGTGCGGCACGGCGCAATGCGCAGGTCGCTCTGCTATACCTTGATCTGGATCACTTCAAGGATGTGAATGATGCGCTGGGTCATCTGGCGGGTGATGATCTATTGCGGAAGGTGGCTGAGCGCCTGCTTACATGTATTCGCAGTGAAGATACGCTGGCACGAGTCGGTGGTGATGAATTCGTCATCATGCTTAACGATATTGGAGGGCCGGAGGATGCAGGAGGCGTGGCACATAAAATCCTTCAGGAAATCAGTATGCCCTTCCATACGGGGGACGATGAATTGCATATTACGCCAAGCATTGGCATCAGCATTTGTCCGCAGGATGGCCGCGATGGTGTGACTCTACTCAAGAATGCCGATGCCGCCCTGTATCAGGCCAAACAGTCTGGTCGTGCCACGCATCGCTTTTTTACCAGTGAATTGCAGGAAAAGGCGTTGGAGCGGCTGAAGATCGAGCGCTTGCTACGCAAAGCCGTGGAGAACCAAGAATTCGAACTGTATTATCAACCGCAAGTGGATCTGCGCAATGGCCGCGTCATTGGCTGTGAGGCATTGATTCGTTGGAATCATCCGGGCATGGGGCAAGTGTCGCCGGCTCGCTTTATTCCGGTGGCGGAGCATAGCAACCTTATCATCGAGATTGGTGATTGGGTAATTCGAGAGGTATGCAGACAAGCTAAGCGATGGCAGGATCAAGGGTTGCGGTTGAAAGTCAGTTTTAATGTGTCCGCACGACAATTCATGCGTCCGGCGGAGTTATTGCAGGTACTGCGTGGTGCGCTAGACGACACTGGGGTGACCCCGTCGTTGCTGGAAATCGAGATGACAGAGAGCCTATTGCTCGATCCCCATGGCTTGGGGACGGTACTGGACGAGATACGAGCGTTAGGTATTCACTTGGCGCTGGACGATTTCGGCACAGGGTATTCCAGCTTGTCCTATTTGCGTCGTTTCCCCATTGATATTCTGAAAATCGACCGGTCATTTGTCAGCGATTCGGACAAGAATGAAGACGATGCTGAGATGGTGAAGACCATCATTGGCATGGCGCACAACCTCAAAATGAGTTTGATCGCCGAAGGCGTGGAAACGGCAGGTCAGGCGTCGATGCTGACAGAGTATGGTTGTGAAGTGGCGCAGGGTTACCACTACAGCCGACCGATGCAGGTTGCAGCATTTGAAACCTTGCTGCAACAGCGTCCGCCACATGGTGGGCAATCATGA